From one Thalassoroseus pseudoceratinae genomic stretch:
- a CDS encoding DinB family protein: MYQAADPTLLNLCDDVRQKTLKRLDNVTEEQAKFAPAGLQNNILWHAGHAYVVTEWLTMGAIGAETTCPDGWFEMFSWMSNPADIPADAWPSLQEVVEQLRLQHGRLHGAIQNIPAERLDQPAADDATVSVRFRIMHGLHDEACHSGEIWLLRKMQEA; this comes from the coding sequence ATGTATCAGGCCGCCGATCCCACGTTACTCAACCTCTGCGACGATGTTCGTCAAAAGACGTTGAAACGATTGGATAACGTCACGGAGGAGCAAGCGAAGTTTGCCCCTGCCGGACTGCAGAACAATATCCTTTGGCACGCCGGTCATGCATATGTGGTGACCGAATGGTTGACCATGGGGGCCATCGGTGCGGAGACAACCTGCCCGGACGGTTGGTTTGAGATGTTCAGTTGGATGAGTAACCCCGCCGACATTCCCGCCGATGCCTGGCCATCTTTGCAGGAAGTCGTCGAGCAGCTCCGGCTGCAACATGGGCGTTTACACGGAGCGATTCAAAACATCCCCGCCGAACGACTCGACCAACCCGCAGCCGACGATGCGACCGTCAGCGTGCGGTTTCGGATCATGCATGGTCTTCACGACGAAGCGTGCCATTCAGGGGAAATCTGGCTGCTGCGAAAAATGCAGGAAGCGTAG
- the dusB gene encoding tRNA dihydrouridine synthase DusB, which produces MPFSPPLNFDTPLRYGSLELGSRYLLSPLAGYTNLPFRRVIRPLGGLGLATTDLVNARGLVEGGRLSQQLIETTDDDSPLSVQIFGNDPQVMADAARLLEARGVDSIDINMGCPVDHVTKTGAGASLMQNTDRTVGMVASVVDAVSLPVTVKMRLGWDENHITAPRFARLFEEVGVVAIAIHGRTRSQGFSGNVDRKGIRQVVEAVESIPVIGNGDIRTIPDAIQMFQETGCAGISIGRGALANPWIFRQLLEWETCNGQYQPAGGFDERLSLLRKQFRLLEQQLGFDIAIGQFRRMAHWYLKSMRVRAALRHRFDQAKTNDELEDALREINEVGPHTGSRDALPDMHVPVPGGPVERW; this is translated from the coding sequence ATGCCGTTTTCTCCACCACTCAACTTCGACACCCCGTTGCGATACGGTTCCTTGGAACTGGGATCGCGATATTTGCTTTCCCCGCTAGCCGGATACACGAATTTACCGTTCCGGCGGGTGATTCGTCCGCTCGGCGGGTTGGGATTAGCCACGACCGACCTGGTCAACGCGCGTGGTTTGGTGGAAGGCGGACGACTCAGCCAACAACTCATCGAAACCACCGACGACGATTCGCCGTTGTCCGTCCAGATTTTTGGAAACGATCCGCAAGTGATGGCGGATGCCGCCCGATTATTGGAAGCTCGTGGTGTGGATTCGATCGACATTAACATGGGCTGCCCTGTCGATCATGTCACCAAGACCGGTGCCGGAGCCAGTCTGATGCAAAACACCGATCGCACGGTTGGCATGGTCGCCAGCGTGGTCGATGCGGTCTCGCTTCCCGTGACGGTGAAGATGCGACTCGGCTGGGATGAGAACCACATCACCGCCCCGCGATTTGCCCGTTTGTTCGAGGAAGTCGGTGTGGTCGCTATTGCGATTCACGGTCGCACTCGAAGCCAAGGATTCTCCGGGAATGTCGATCGCAAGGGCATCCGCCAGGTTGTGGAAGCGGTCGAGTCGATTCCCGTCATCGGCAACGGCGATATCCGCACGATTCCCGATGCCATTCAAATGTTTCAAGAAACCGGCTGTGCGGGCATTTCGATCGGTCGCGGAGCCCTGGCAAACCCGTGGATTTTTCGGCAACTCTTGGAATGGGAAACCTGCAACGGACAATACCAACCCGCCGGCGGATTCGATGAGCGTTTGTCGCTGCTTCGGAAACAATTTCGTCTCTTGGAACAGCAACTCGGTTTTGACATAGCGATCGGCCAGTTCCGCCGAATGGCACATTGGTATCTGAAATCTATGCGAGTTCGTGCCGCACTTCGTCATCGATTCGATCAAGCCAAGACCAACGATGAACTCGAAGACGCCCTTCGCGAAATCAACGAAGTCGGTCCGCACACCGGATCACGAGACGCCCTGCCCGATATGCACGTGCCCGTTCCAGGTGGGCCCGTCGAACGCTGGTGA
- a CDS encoding hemolysin family protein — MNPWVLSTALVVLAALFLFTNLVAYCLRDFSRSRLDEYCRSHGLPKRFGEILREYETALLAVEIVGTVTATLLIGLFTLEYLIHFSRPTELWTVLALAAEAVIAFSLLICLTVVLPWSLARIAGEPILARFWRGVQVIRYLAKPLIGFALRLDTISHRLAGVPEPNHGIDMLTEEIRTVVDEGQREGLLHHEARTMIHRVMELKDEDVAAVMTPRTDMRTVHVDASVPEAREVFLEHGHSRLPVVGETIDDIIGILYAKDLLRHVSNGENTEISLRDWVRDPIYIPETTPIDRLLEMMKKEHIHIAIVIDEYSGVAGLVTMEDILEEIVGEITDEYDPEEEEGFRRISADIVEVEGRVHIDDLNEHFHFGLPEDGDFETIGGFAMNHMGRVPKIREDFVWGQLRVTVLEADERRVQKLRIERDLSLAATTADEA; from the coding sequence TTGAACCCTTGGGTTTTGTCAACGGCACTTGTTGTGTTGGCGGCTTTGTTCCTGTTCACGAATCTCGTGGCGTACTGTCTGCGAGATTTTTCCCGCAGCCGGCTCGACGAGTATTGCCGATCGCATGGGCTCCCCAAACGATTCGGTGAAATCCTGCGGGAATACGAAACCGCTTTGCTCGCCGTCGAAATTGTCGGCACGGTGACGGCAACTTTGCTGATCGGCTTGTTCACGCTCGAATACCTGATTCATTTCAGCCGGCCCACGGAACTCTGGACCGTGTTGGCGTTGGCCGCCGAGGCAGTCATCGCGTTTTCGCTGTTGATTTGTTTGACCGTGGTTTTGCCCTGGTCGTTAGCTCGCATCGCCGGGGAGCCGATCTTGGCTCGGTTTTGGCGGGGTGTTCAAGTCATTCGGTATTTGGCCAAACCGTTGATTGGTTTCGCGTTGCGGCTCGACACCATTTCCCACCGCTTGGCAGGTGTTCCGGAACCCAATCACGGAATCGACATGCTCACGGAGGAAATCCGGACCGTGGTCGATGAAGGGCAACGCGAAGGTTTGCTCCATCACGAAGCCCGCACGATGATTCATCGGGTGATGGAATTAAAAGACGAAGACGTTGCCGCCGTGATGACACCGCGAACGGACATGCGGACGGTTCACGTCGATGCCTCTGTTCCCGAAGCGCGGGAAGTGTTCTTGGAACATGGTCACTCGCGGTTGCCGGTGGTTGGTGAAACCATCGACGACATCATCGGCATTCTGTACGCCAAGGATTTGCTGCGGCATGTGAGCAACGGAGAGAACACGGAAATTTCTCTCCGCGATTGGGTGCGTGATCCGATCTACATCCCGGAAACCACGCCGATCGACCGTTTATTAGAGATGATGAAAAAGGAACATATCCACATCGCGATTGTGATCGACGAATACAGCGGCGTTGCGGGATTGGTCACGATGGAGGATATTCTCGAAGAAATCGTCGGCGAGATCACCGATGAATACGACCCGGAAGAAGAAGAGGGGTTCCGGCGAATTTCAGCGGATATCGTGGAAGTCGAAGGGCGGGTTCACATCGACGATCTGAACGAGCATTTCCATTTTGGTCTGCCCGAAGATGGCGATTTCGAGACGATTGGTGGCTTCGCGATGAATCATATGGGGCGTGTCCCCAAGATTCGGGAAGACTTCGTTTGGGGGCAACTCCGCGTGACTGTTCTGGAAGCCGATGAACGTCGCGTGCAGAAACTGAGGATCGAACGGGATCTTTCACTCGCTGCAACAACTGCGGATGAAGCGTAA
- the ybeY gene encoding rRNA maturation RNase YbeY: protein MVPQHVIDIADSQDCLKVDAEVLEDIIRTVLVEEEVTGAEISVAIVDNPTIHELNRQYLEHDYETDVLSFLLECDPEPSPDEEVPRGRGKRIEGEIIVSAEMAKQSAADFSWSPWEEFVLYVVHGLLHLVGYDDLTESERDIMQSREQQMLSLCGMPQIIRKIR from the coding sequence ATGGTCCCTCAGCACGTGATCGATATTGCGGACTCGCAAGATTGTTTGAAAGTCGATGCGGAGGTGCTCGAAGACATCATCCGCACGGTGTTGGTCGAAGAAGAAGTGACCGGTGCCGAAATCAGTGTGGCGATCGTCGATAATCCGACCATCCACGAGTTGAATCGGCAGTATCTCGAACACGACTACGAAACCGATGTGCTCAGTTTCTTGTTGGAATGCGACCCCGAGCCAAGCCCTGATGAGGAAGTACCCAGAGGGCGTGGCAAACGGATCGAAGGGGAAATCATCGTAAGTGCGGAAATGGCCAAGCAATCCGCGGCAGATTTCTCTTGGAGTCCTTGGGAAGAGTTTGTACTCTATGTCGTCCACGGTTTGCTACACTTGGTCGGCTACGACGACCTGACCGAGAGCGAACGTGACATCATGCAATCTCGGGAACAGCAGATGCTCAGTCTGTGTGGGATGCCTCAAATTATTCGTAAGATCCGGTGA